One Solanum pennellii chromosome 10, SPENNV200 genomic region harbors:
- the LOC107032654 gene encoding uncharacterized protein LOC107032654 translates to MESKNSNVDSAVAKDKRGEGGKISKMQKALFKKASDLSILCGIQVAIIILFINRQPIVFGKPDAESVINQFIEANHPTAPRFYMKMKKKEEENKEKGKSVEDDIQSQDFESPYLGSLLKLYEGLTEFENQLTKEIDLTQLNQEIEKHEDPKLMNVSSSSTLPTNFSP, encoded by the coding sequence ATGGAATCAAAGAATTCCAATGTTGATTCAGCAGTTGCAAAAGATAAACGTGGTGAGGGTggtaaaatctcaaaaatgcAAAAAGCTTTGTTCAAAAAAGCAAGCGACCTATCCATATTGTGTGGAATTCAGGTCGCCATCATCATCCTCTTCATAAACCGTCAACCAATTGTATTTGGAAAGCCTGATGCAGAATCGGTTATTAACCAGTTCATTGAGGCCAACCATCCAACCGCACCTCGATTTTATATGAAGATgaaaaagaaggaagaagaaaataaggagAAAGGAAAATCCGTTGAAGATGATATACAATCACAAGATTTTGAGTCTCCTTATTTGGGAAGTCTTTTAAAGTTGTACGAAGGGCTCACAGAATTCGAAAATCAATTGACTAAAGAGATTGATCTTACACAATTGAATCAAGAGATTGAGAAGCATGAAGATCCAAAATTAATGAATGTGTCTAGTTCTTCGACTTTACCAACTAATTTTAGTCCATAG